In a genomic window of Phyllostomus discolor isolate MPI-MPIP mPhyDis1 chromosome 5, mPhyDis1.pri.v3, whole genome shotgun sequence:
- the FAM25A gene encoding protein FAM25A, with translation MLGGFRKLAVDGLAYRTEKATEEAVHVVEGVVKEVVEHAKEAGEKAIAEAFKKAQETGDKVAKEVTETVTNTVSNAVTHAAEGLGKLGH, from the exons ATGCTGGGAGGTTTCAGGAAACTCGCTGTCGATGGCCTGGCCTACCGCACTGAGAAGGCCACTGAGGAAGCTG TTCATGTCGTGGAGGGAGTGGTGAAGGAGGTGGTAGAGCATGCCAAGGAGGCTGGAGAGAAAG CCATTGCCGAAGCCTTCAAGAAGGCCCAGGAGACAGGAGACAAAGTAGCAAAGGAAGTCACTGAGACAGTGACTAACACAGTCTCAAATGCTGTCACTCATGCAGCAGAAGGACTGGGTAAACTGGGACATTGA
- the LOC114497680 gene encoding 40S ribosomal protein S29-like: MGHQQLYWSYPRKFGQGSRSCRVCSNQHCLTQKYGLINMCHQCFHQYSKDIGFIKLD; this comes from the coding sequence ATGGGTCACCAGCAGCTGTACTGGAGCTATCCAAGAAAATTCGGCCAGGGTTCTCGTTCTTGCCGCGTCTGCTCAAACCAGCACTGCCTGACCCAGAAGTATGGCCTTATTAATATGTGCCACCAGTGTTTCCATCAGTACTCGAAGGATATAGGCTTCATTAAGTTGGACTAA